One genomic region from Salvia hispanica cultivar TCC Black 2014 chromosome 2, UniMelb_Shisp_WGS_1.0, whole genome shotgun sequence encodes:
- the LOC125207457 gene encoding cytochrome P450 89A2-like encodes MEAWFLIIVSLCVAALLKSTLTLLSPRTKRLPPGPPALPLIGNLIWLRKPISDLEQVLRRLKPRYGPIITVKIAHRFFVFVNGHSIAHQALVQHGALFADRPGPPVTSTYLNAPRKTISSSSYGPTWRLLRRNLTQEILHPSRVRGYSASRRWVLSLLMDRIRAAANSESSVKLVDHFQYAMFCLLVLLCFGDKLKEDQIKEIEAIQRKLLVNFQRFNVLNFWPRLGRIIFRKRWQLLFELRKEQDRILIPLIRARIEAKKTKKTNEEEEDELVAYVDTLADLILPEENRKLHEEEIVSLCSEFLTAGTDTTSTALQWIMANLVKQQEIQEKVYREIIGVVKEDVVEEEDLQRMPYLKAVVLEALRRHPPGHFVLPHKVKEEVELEGHRIPKDTYVNFMVADMNWDAKVWEEPMEFKPERFVAACEGEGFDVTGSREIKMMPFGAGRRVCPGFTVALLHLEYFVANFIRSFKWEADGEVDLTEKQEFTIVMKNPLRARITPRN; translated from the coding sequence ATGGAGGCTTGGTTCCTCATCATCGTCTCACTCTGCGTCGCCGCCCTACTCAAATCCACACTCACCCTTTTATCGCCGCGCACCAAGCGCCTCCCGCCCGGCCCTCCGGCGCTCCCCCTCATCGGCAACCTCATCTGGCTCCGCAAGCCCATCTCCGACCTCGAGCAAGTCCTCCGCCGCCTCAAGCCCCGCTACGGCCCCATCATCACCGTCAAAATCGCCCACCGCTTCTTCGTCTTCGTCAACGGCCACTCCATCGCCCATCAAGCCCTCGTCCAGCACGGCGCGCTCTTCGCCGACCGCCCTGGCCCCCCGGTCACCAGCACCTACCTCAACGCGCCAAGGAAAACCATCAGCTCCTCTTCCTACGGCCCCACGTGGCGCCTCCTCCGCCGCAACCTCACGCAGGAGATCCTCCACCCCTCCCGCGTCAGAGGATACTCCGCCTCGCGGCGCTGGGTGCTGTCTCTCCTCATGGATCGCATCCGCGCCGCCGCCAACTCGGAATCCTCCGTCAAACTGGTTGATCACTTCCAATACGCCATGTTCTGTCTCCTCGTGCTGCTGTGTTTTGGGGATAAGCTCAAGGAGGATCAAATCAAGGAGATCGAAGCGATTCAGCGTAAACTCCTCGTCAATTTCCAGAGATTCAACGTTCTCAATTTCTGGCCGCGGCTAGGGCGCATCATCTTCCGCAAGCGATGGCAGCTGCTGTTTGAGCTCCGCAAAGAGCAGGATAGAATCCTGATTCCTCTCATCAGAGCGAGAATTGAAGCGAAGAAAACGAAGAAGACGaacgaggaagaagaagatgaattgGTGGCGTATGTCGACACACTAGCGGATCTAATTCTACCGGAAGAGAACAGAAAGCTCCACGAGGAGGAAATCGTGAGCTTATGCAGCGAATTTCTCACCGCCGGCACCGATACCACATCAACAGCACTGCAATGGATCATGGCGAATCTAGTGAAGCAGCAGGAGATTCAGGAGAAAGTGTACCGGGAGATAATTGGCGTGGTGAAGGAGGATGTGGTTGAGGAGGAGGATCTGCAGAGGATGCCCTACCTGAAGGCGGTGGTGCTGGAGGCGCTGCGGCGGCATCCGCCGGGCCACTTTGTGCTGCCGCACAAGGTGAAGGAGGAGGTGGAGCTGGAGGGGCACAGAATCCCCAAGGATACGTATGTGAATTTCATGGTGGCGGACATGAATTGGGACGCCAAAGTGTGGGAGGAGCCGATGGAGTTCAAGCCGGAGAGGTTTGTGGCCGCTTGCGAGGGGGAAGGTTTCGACGTGACAGGCAGCAGGGAGATAAAGATGATGCCGTTTGGGGCGGGGAGGAGAGTGTGCCCGGGATTCACAGTGGCGCTGCTGCATTTGGAGTATTTCGTTGCGAATTTCATACGCAGTTTCAAGTGGGAAGCAGATGGTGAAGTGGATCTTACTGAGAAGCAGGAGTTCACCATTGTCATGAAAAATCCACTGCGTGCACGCATCACTCCCAGAAACTAA